A window of Geobacter sp. contains these coding sequences:
- a CDS encoding aldehyde dehydrogenase family protein encodes MIRRFKVLVGGEWLGDDCRGIEVLNPYDDSVIGIVPEAAPDDVERAIIAARVGYQGMAQLPAYKRSEILARTASFIARDREEIAAIIAQEAGKSWRYALAEADRSAETFSFAAHEAKNAHGELVPMDASPVSAGRFGYYLREPIGVIGAITPFNFPLNLVAHKVAPALAAGNAIILKPATKTPLSSIKLAQLLEEAGLPAGGINLVIGSGSTVGNRLVEDERLAMITFTGSPPVGRAIKSRAGLKRVTLELGSNSPTIIEEDGDVEKAVSRCVVGSFANSGQVCISVQRIFVHQSRYDEFVAKFVAATNMLKVGNPMDKECDIGPMISREELDRSVAWLEEAKAAGARIAAGGKVHGNCLEPTILVDVTPEMKVMCSEVFAPIVSVVAYRDFDQALALADDSVYGLQAGIYTSDISKAFKAIRRLDVGGVIINDVPTFRVDHMPYGGNKESGLGREGIKFALEEMTNIKMVCINV; translated from the coding sequence ATGATTAGACGATTTAAAGTACTGGTGGGCGGTGAGTGGCTGGGAGACGACTGCCGTGGAATCGAAGTGCTGAACCCCTATGACGACTCGGTGATCGGTATCGTTCCCGAGGCTGCGCCGGATGATGTGGAGCGGGCAATCATTGCTGCACGGGTCGGTTATCAAGGTATGGCCCAGTTACCTGCTTATAAAAGATCTGAAATCCTGGCTCGTACAGCTTCGTTCATAGCACGCGACCGAGAGGAAATTGCTGCCATCATCGCCCAGGAAGCCGGGAAATCCTGGCGATACGCCCTCGCGGAGGCGGACCGGAGCGCCGAGACCTTTTCCTTTGCTGCCCATGAAGCGAAAAACGCCCATGGCGAACTGGTCCCCATGGATGCCTCTCCGGTTTCCGCTGGTAGGTTCGGGTATTACCTCCGTGAGCCGATCGGCGTTATCGGCGCCATTACCCCCTTCAATTTCCCGTTGAACCTGGTCGCGCACAAGGTCGCCCCGGCTCTGGCAGCGGGGAATGCCATTATCCTCAAGCCTGCGACCAAGACGCCTCTCTCCTCGATCAAGCTGGCACAACTTCTTGAAGAGGCCGGTCTTCCAGCCGGCGGAATCAACCTGGTTATCGGTAGTGGGTCCACTGTGGGAAACCGGCTGGTCGAGGACGAACGGCTCGCCATGATCACCTTCACCGGCAGTCCGCCGGTGGGGCGTGCCATAAAATCCCGCGCAGGTTTGAAGCGGGTTACTCTGGAACTCGGTTCCAACTCCCCGACCATCATCGAAGAGGATGGCGATGTGGAAAAGGCGGTCTCTCGCTGCGTTGTGGGGAGTTTTGCCAATTCAGGACAGGTCTGCATCTCTGTGCAGAGGATCTTCGTTCATCAGAGCCGATATGATGAATTCGTTGCCAAGTTTGTCGCTGCAACGAACATGCTGAAGGTCGGGAACCCGATGGACAAGGAGTGCGATATAGGCCCGATGATCTCCCGTGAAGAGCTCGACAGGTCGGTCGCATGGCTTGAAGAAGCCAAGGCGGCCGGAGCCCGCATCGCAGCGGGAGGGAAGGTACATGGAAATTGTCTTGAACCGACCATTCTGGTCGACGTCACCCCGGAAATGAAGGTAATGTGTTCGGAGGTCTTTGCGCCCATCGTTTCGGTTGTCGCTTATCGCGATTTCGATCAGGCCCTGGCCCTGGCCGATGATTCGGTTTACGGGCTGCAGGCCGGCATCTATACCAGCGATATCAGCAAGGCGTTCAAGGCCATTCGTCGGCTTGACGTGGGGGGAGTGATCATCAACGACGTTCCAACCTTCCGGGTTGATCACATGCCGTACGGAGGCAATAAGGAAAGCGGGCTTGGCCGCGAGGGGATAAAGTTTGCCCTTGAGGAGATGACCAATATTAAGATGGTCTGCATTAACGTTTAA